CAACCGAGCCGCAGTACCACACCACCCGATCGCCGCCTCCCGCGAAGGATGACGATGCTCGCCATAGACAGGCCCGCTGCCGACGTCGCGATGACGGCGCAGTGGCGGCGCCGCACCCTGACGCGTTCGGGGCTGATCACCGGCGCATTCGTCGCCCCGGCCGTGGTCATCCGGATCTCGGGTCTGCACGTCGGTGCGGTGGCCGCCCTGCTGATCTTCGGGGCCGCCGTGGTGGCGGCCAGCTTCTTGCTGGCATGGGCCGCCGAGGCTGCCCAGATCGATGTGTCCGGAGGCCTCGCCACGGCGCTACTCGCCTTGATCGCGGTCCTGCCCGAATACGCCGTCGACCTGTACTACGCCTACGTCTCCGGCCACAACGCCGAATACACGCAGTACGCCGCCGCCAACATGACCGGGTCCAACCGGCTGCTGATGGGACTCGGGTGGCCCGTGGTGGTGCTGGTCAGCATCGTGGTGGCGCGCAAGTCCGGATCCGGGAAACCGAGCGGGCTGACGCTCGAGCCAGCAAACCGTGTCGAGCTGGGATTCCTGTTGATCGCGGGCATCCTCGCGTTCGCGGTACCGGCGAGCGGCGAGATCCATTTCGGGCTCGGGCTGGCGTTGCTGGGCTGGTTCGGGTTCTACCTCTACAAGATCAGCCACGGCGAAGTCGAAGAGCCCGACCTGATCGGCACCGCCGCCGCGCTGGGCGAACTGCCCGACCGTCGCCGCCGCATCGCCGTGGTCGGCCTGTTCGTCGCCTCGGGAGCGGTGATCCTGCTGTGCGCCAAGCCGTTTGCCGACAACCTGGTGGCCGCGGGTACCGAACTGGGCGTCAACCGGTTCCTGCTGGTTCAGTGGCTGGCCCCGCTGGCCTCGGAGGCCCCGGAGTTCATCATCGCGACCATTTTCGCCACCCGCGGCAAGGGCACGGCGGCCATCGCCACGCTGATCTCCTCCAAGGTCAACCAGTGGACCCTGCTGATCGGCTCGCTGCCGATCTCCCACCTGCTCGGTGGCGGCGGGTTCTCCCTGTATCTCGACTCCCGCCAGGTGGAGGAAATGCTGCTCACGGCGACCCAGACGATGATGGGCGTGGCGCTGATCCTGGCGCTGCGTTTCCATCGCAACGCGGCGTTGGCACTGCTGGGATTGTTCGTCGTGCAGTTCCCGATCGTCTCGACGCAGGGCCGGCTGCTGCTCTGCGGCGTCTACACGGCGGTGGCCGTCGTCGCGCTGATCCGCTACCGGCGCCACTTGCCCGCCACCCTCCGGGCGCCGTTCGTTGGGACCGCCGTCCGCCACAGCGGCCACCCGTTACATCCGGTGCAGGACCCGTAACGCCGCACGATCGCGCGCCGTATACGGTCCAGGTATGAATCGAGTGTCCGTAATCACAGGCGGCGCGGGCGGCATGGGGTTGGCCACCGCGAAAATCGTCGGCCGCGACCACACCGTGGTGCTCTGCGACGTCCGGCAGGACCGGCTCACGACCGCCGCCACCACCCTGCAGGATCTCGGGATCACTCCCACGGTGGTCAACTGTGACGTCACCGACCGGCAAGCCGTCGCGGACCTGCTCGGCGAAGCCACGGGCCTCGGCACGGTCGCTTCCGTCATCCACACCGCGGGGGTCAGCCCGAGCATGGGTGCCGCCGACTACGTGATGCGGACCAACGCGATCGGCACCGTCAACGTCGACGAGGAGTTCTATGCGCTCGCCGCCGAGGGCGCGGTGATCGTCAACGTGGCCTCGATGGCGGCGCACATGTTGCCCGCGGAAATCATTCCCACAAGCCAATTTCCGCTGGCGCTCGACGACCGCGACGCCTTCATGGACGCGATGATGACGGCGTGCAACATCGCCCCCGAGGAGGCGCGCTCCGGTATCGCCTACGCCCTGAGCAAGAGCTTCGTCAAGTGGTACAGCCAGTCGCAGGCGGAGCGCTTCAACGCCCGCGGTCTGCGGATCGTCTCGGTGTCCCCGGGATCGATCGACACCGAGATGGGCAGGCTCGAGGAGCAGGCGGGGGCCGGCGCGATGGTCGCCGACGCCGCGGTGCCGCGGTGGGGCAAGCCGGAGGAAATGGCCGAGCTGCTCGCCTTCTGCGCCAGCGAGAAGGCCGGCTATCTCACCGGCACCGACATCCTCAACGACGGCGGCGTGATCGCTTCGATGACCGAGCGAGCCAGGGCGGCCGCCGCCGGCTAGCCTGAAGATAAGTCCGCACAACGTATTTCACCATCGGTCGTGCCCGCGTCATGGCGCGGCGGCGCTACTGTGCGGTGGATCCACTCCCGGCGTCGCAGCCGCCAGGTTCGGCGGGCGTAGTCCAGCTCGGTATAAGGCCATTGGGTGACGATGCGGCCGGTGGGCGAACGGAAGTAGCTGTCGCACTGCGTCCAGATGGTGCGCGCCAGGTCCGCGGAAAGCTGGTCGTTGAACCGCTTTTCGGCCTCGGGACGGACGTCGAGGTAGCCGCCCCGGCGCGCCAGCCGGCTCACCGCGCTGGCGACCAACCGCGCCCCGGCCTCGAGGATGTAGACGATCGAGTTGCCGCCCTGGTTGGTGTTGGGACCGTACAGCATGAAGAAGT
The sequence above is drawn from the Mycobacterium marseillense genome and encodes:
- a CDS encoding sodium:proton exchanger, which encodes MTMLAIDRPAADVAMTAQWRRRTLTRSGLITGAFVAPAVVIRISGLHVGAVAALLIFGAAVVAASFLLAWAAEAAQIDVSGGLATALLALIAVLPEYAVDLYYAYVSGHNAEYTQYAAANMTGSNRLLMGLGWPVVVLVSIVVARKSGSGKPSGLTLEPANRVELGFLLIAGILAFAVPASGEIHFGLGLALLGWFGFYLYKISHGEVEEPDLIGTAAALGELPDRRRRIAVVGLFVASGAVILLCAKPFADNLVAAGTELGVNRFLLVQWLAPLASEAPEFIIATIFATRGKGTAAIATLISSKVNQWTLLIGSLPISHLLGGGGFSLYLDSRQVEEMLLTATQTMMGVALILALRFHRNAALALLGLFVVQFPIVSTQGRLLLCGVYTAVAVVALIRYRRHLPATLRAPFVGTAVRHSGHPLHPVQDP
- a CDS encoding SDR family oxidoreductase; the protein is MNRVSVITGGAGGMGLATAKIVGRDHTVVLCDVRQDRLTTAATTLQDLGITPTVVNCDVTDRQAVADLLGEATGLGTVASVIHTAGVSPSMGAADYVMRTNAIGTVNVDEEFYALAAEGAVIVNVASMAAHMLPAEIIPTSQFPLALDDRDAFMDAMMTACNIAPEEARSGIAYALSKSFVKWYSQSQAERFNARGLRIVSVSPGSIDTEMGRLEEQAGAGAMVADAAVPRWGKPEEMAELLAFCASEKAGYLTGTDILNDGGVIASMTERARAAAAG